GCTCAGCGCGACGGCGAGCAGCGAGGAGGCCGCGTACGGGCGGTCGTTGACGTACTGCGCGAGCGCGGCATCGGGTGCGCCGCCTCGTCCCTTGCCCTTGCCGCGCCGGACCAGGGCCACCGCGTCGACCTCCAGGAGCAGCGCGGCCGTGCACCGCTCGGCGGTCGCCTCGGGATAGAGGACGTGGGCCGTGCCGTAGGACGTCGAGAACGTCTGCGCCTTGTCGGGATGCTTGTGCAGCAGGAAGCCGAGATCGGTCGCTGGGCGCTCTGGGGTACCGGTGGTACTGATCGTCAGGAACACTGTCGTCTGCCTCGAAACGTCTTCTGAGCTGCGGAGACCCACACGGATCGGCGGTTCGGCGCACTCGGGTGCGCGCCTCTCCGGCGCCGCCCGGTCGCAGCGATGGGCGAGCGCGCCTCGGGGTCGCCGCCGCGCGCCTTCCTCCGGCCCGGCGGCTCGTGGCCACAGCGCGCCGCGGTCGGCCGCGGGGGCGACGCCTGGTCTCGGCGCGCCCCCACAACGTACCGCCGACGTCCCAGGTGGGCTCGGGTTTTTTCGTGCCGCCGGGGTGGGCGACGGGGGTCGGACGGAGGTGCCGGACGATCTCGGCACGGCCTCCTACGCGTCGTCGACGCCCGCGGCATCGAGGAGGGTGCGGGCCATGGTGACGGCGAGGCCGTCGAGTCCTCGGCCCTGCATGACGGCGCGGACGCCCGATCCGTCGAAGGTGACGGTCAGCTGCCGGGCGAGCAGCGCCGGGTCCTCGACGCCGGCGCGCTCCGCCTCCTCCTGGAAGAACGCGGTCAGGGTGTCCTTGCAGCGGCGGGCCACCAGGCTCGCGGGATGGTCCGGGGCCTTCAGTTCGGCGCTCACGGACACGAAGGGGCAGCCGCGGAAGTCCGGGCGGTCGGCGAGCTGCTCCAGGCGCTCGAAGACGTGCAGGATGCGCGCCCGCGGCGGCCGGTCGTCGGCGCCGGGC
The window above is part of the Streptomyces sp. NBC_01428 genome. Proteins encoded here:
- a CDS encoding TetR/AcrR family transcriptional regulator, with the protein product MTQATPTGASTTRDRLLDAAAGLFYREGVGIGVEALCREAGVSKRSMYQLFGSKDEVLAASLERSAPAHQAFLVPGADDRPPRARILHVFERLEQLADRPDFRGCPFVSVSAELKAPDHPASLVARRCKDTLTAFFQEEAERAGVEDPALLARQLTVTFDGSGVRAVMQGRGLDGLAVTMARTLLDAAGVDDA